In a single window of the Olivibacter sp. SDN3 genome:
- a CDS encoding ferritin: protein MKDLLRLKTSLNEEIEKILNEQVKVEAHSSAIYLAMSSWCDDQGYDFSAGYFAKQAEEERTHMLKLFNYINDRGGKAVSPEIVNIPKDFESFRSVFELALEQEMHVTAQFNNIAEKCFKTKDFVTFQFIQWFLAEQIEEEYVARRILEMFDVIGEEGTGRWEIDKHVPKVAYSGE, encoded by the coding sequence AGATTAAAAACTTCGTTAAACGAAGAAATAGAAAAAATATTAAATGAACAGGTTAAGGTTGAGGCACATTCGTCTGCGATATACTTAGCGATGTCTTCTTGGTGTGATGATCAAGGGTATGATTTTAGTGCGGGGTATTTTGCTAAACAGGCAGAGGAGGAGCGTACCCATATGCTTAAGTTATTTAACTATATCAATGATAGGGGAGGAAAAGCGGTATCTCCAGAAATAGTAAATATACCGAAAGACTTTGAATCGTTCAGGAGTGTTTTCGAGTTAGCACTAGAACAAGAAATGCATGTTACAGCGCAATTTAATAACATTGCCGAAAAATGTTTTAAAACAAAAGATTTTGTTACTTTTCAATTTATTCAGTGGTTCTTAGCAGAACAAATAGAAGAAGAGTACGTGGCAAGGCGGATTTTAGAAATGTTCGATGTAATAGGTGAGGAAGGTACTGGTCGCTGGGAAATTGATAAGCACGTTCCGAAAGTTGCTTATAGCGGTGAGTAG